From a single Streptomyces rubradiris genomic region:
- a CDS encoding DNA repair helicase XPB — MNGPLIVQSDKTLLLEVDHERADDCRRAIAPFAELERAPEHIHTYRVTPLGLWNARAAGHDAEQVVDALVQYSRYPVPHALLVDIAETMDRYGRLTLSKHPAHGLVLTTTDRPVLEEVLKSKRIAPLVGARIDPDTVVVHPSERGQIKQTLLKLGWPAEDLAGYVDGEAHPIELLEDGWALRPYQKQAVENFWHGGSGVVVLPCGAGKTLVGAGAMAQAKSTTLILVTNTVSARQWKHELVKRTSLTEDEIGEYSGTKKEIRPVTIATYQVLTTKRKGVYPHLELFDSRDWGLIVYDEVHLLPAPVFKFTADLQARRRLGLTATLVREDGRESDVFSLIGPKRFDAPWKEIEAQGYIAPADCVEVRVNLTDSERLAYATAEAEEKYRFCATTATKRKVTEAIVRRFAGQQVLVIGQYIDQLDELGEHLNAPVIKGETSNAQREKLFDAFREGEISVLVVSKVANFSIDLPEATVAIQVSGTFGSRQEEAQRLGRVLRPKADGHQAHFYSVVARDTIDQDFAAHRQRFLAEQGYAYRIVDADEILAEGAA, encoded by the coding sequence GTGAATGGTCCACTGATCGTCCAGTCCGACAAGACCCTGCTGCTGGAAGTCGACCACGAACGGGCCGACGACTGCCGGCGGGCCATCGCCCCCTTCGCCGAGCTGGAGCGGGCCCCCGAGCACATCCACACCTACCGGGTCACCCCGCTCGGCCTGTGGAACGCGCGCGCCGCCGGGCACGACGCCGAGCAGGTCGTGGACGCCCTGGTGCAGTACAGCCGCTATCCCGTGCCGCACGCGCTGCTCGTGGACATCGCCGAGACGATGGACCGCTACGGCCGGCTCACCCTCAGCAAGCATCCCGCGCACGGCCTCGTCCTGACCACGACCGACCGGCCGGTGCTGGAGGAGGTGCTGAAGTCCAAGCGGATCGCCCCGCTGGTCGGCGCCCGGATCGACCCGGACACGGTCGTCGTGCACCCCTCCGAGCGCGGGCAGATCAAGCAGACGCTGCTGAAGCTGGGCTGGCCGGCCGAGGACCTCGCCGGCTACGTCGACGGCGAGGCGCACCCCATCGAGCTGCTGGAGGACGGCTGGGCGCTGCGCCCGTACCAGAAGCAGGCCGTGGAGAACTTCTGGCACGGTGGCAGCGGTGTGGTCGTCCTTCCCTGCGGCGCCGGGAAGACGCTGGTCGGCGCCGGGGCGATGGCCCAGGCGAAGTCGACCACGCTGATCCTCGTCACCAACACCGTCTCCGCCCGGCAGTGGAAGCACGAGCTGGTGAAGCGGACCTCGCTGACCGAGGACGAGATCGGCGAGTACAGCGGCACCAAGAAGGAGATCCGGCCGGTCACCATCGCCACCTACCAGGTGCTGACGACCAAGCGGAAGGGCGTCTACCCGCACCTGGAGCTGTTCGACTCCCGGGACTGGGGGCTGATCGTCTACGACGAGGTGCATCTGCTGCCCGCGCCCGTCTTCAAGTTCACCGCCGACCTCCAGGCGCGCCGCCGGCTGGGGCTCACGGCCACCCTGGTGCGCGAGGACGGCCGGGAGTCGGACGTCTTCTCCCTCATCGGGCCCAAGCGGTTCGACGCGCCGTGGAAGGAGATCGAGGCGCAGGGCTATATCGCGCCCGCCGACTGTGTCGAGGTCCGGGTGAACCTGACCGACTCCGAGCGGCTGGCGTACGCGACGGCCGAGGCGGAGGAGAAGTACCGCTTCTGCGCCACCACCGCGACCAAGCGGAAGGTCACCGAGGCGATCGTCCGCCGGTTCGCAGGGCAGCAGGTCCTGGTCATCGGCCAGTACATCGACCAGCTCGACGAGCTGGGTGAGCATCTGAACGCTCCTGTCATCAAGGGGGAGACCTCCAACGCCCAGCGAGAGAAGCTCTTCGACGCCTTCCGTGAGGGCGAGATCAGCGTGCTGGTGGTGTCGAAGGTCGCGAACTTCTCCATCGACCTGCCCGAGGCCACGGTCGCCATCCAGGTGTCCGGCACCTTCGGCTCCCGGCAGGAGGAGGCGCAGCGGCTCGGCCGGGTGCTGCGCCCCAAGGCCGACGGCCACCAGGCGCACTTCTACTCGGTGGTCGCCCGCGACACCATCGACCAGGACTTCGCCGCGCACCGGCAGCGGTTCCTGGCCGAGCAGGGCTACGCCTACCGGATCGTGGACGCCGACGAGATCCTGGCGGAGGGCGCGGCCTGA
- a CDS encoding helicase C-terminal domain-containing protein, translated as MSPEAHSAPRSLAEALRARDDSSLAALLRSRPDLVTPVPTDVTQLATRAGTRASVLRALERLDRFALQTAEALAVAPDPASYDTLLGLMAGDAGDPAVAGALPRALGTLREQALVWGGDDRLRLVRTAREVLAPSPQHPSPTGLGPTVQEATSGMSPGRIQEILTTAGLPSTHDPVSAVAALTALFTHRKKLAKLLAKAPEAAREVLSRLEWGPPYGQVTADPAAHLRWLLDRGLLLPTTPGTVVLPREVALHLRAGRAHRAPEPLPPAVVPAATHSPRVVDATAAGQAYTALATVEELLKEWDEGGPAVLRAGGLSVRDLKRTAVALDVSEPVAAFWVELAYAAGLVASDGEADERYAATPAYDEWLEQPPAERWVRLAQAWLAATRTPGVVGGRDAKDRTLSALGPGLDRSAAPEVRHRVLALLAGLGPGAAPDAESVLARLRWERPLRGGRRDGEEDLRSRLARWTLSEAELLGLTGRGALSSHGRALLGAPPAADSGSSTAEVPAAGSTPAGGRGAVETAQADTSGAGDPGSPASGGPGDKLPVHRHRVPDRLVPPSGPEQAVAGAAAARLLAPLLPEPLDHVLLQADLTAVAPGPLRRPLADVLGVLADVESKGGATVYRFTPASVRRALDAGRTAADLHAFLTEHSRTPVPQPLAYLIDDVARRHGHLRVGAASAYVRCDDDALLNEILADKRAAALRLRRLAPTVLAAPTDPATLLEGLRAMGYAPAAESAEGDVLIALAHAHRTPPRTAPEPVPDGPPAPDATLLAAAIRAIRAGDLAATTPRKPVGEPLAGGELPRTSSAETLATVQAAVLTGDSLWIGYVNAEGAASQRVISPVRVEGGFVTAYDHTADEVRTYPLHRITGVAELAED; from the coding sequence ATGAGCCCCGAGGCCCACTCAGCCCCTCGGTCCCTCGCGGAGGCACTGCGCGCGCGGGACGACTCCTCCCTCGCCGCGCTGCTGCGCAGCCGCCCGGACCTCGTCACCCCCGTGCCCACCGATGTCACCCAGCTCGCCACGCGCGCCGGCACCCGTGCGTCGGTGCTGCGCGCCCTGGAGCGGCTGGACCGGTTCGCGCTCCAGACGGCCGAGGCGCTGGCCGTCGCCCCGGACCCGGCGTCGTACGACACCCTGCTCGGGCTGATGGCCGGCGACGCGGGCGACCCGGCCGTGGCCGGCGCGCTGCCGCGGGCCCTCGGCACCCTGCGCGAACAGGCGCTGGTGTGGGGCGGGGACGACCGGCTGCGGCTGGTACGGACCGCCCGCGAGGTGCTGGCCCCCTCCCCGCAGCACCCGTCTCCCACCGGGCTCGGGCCGACCGTGCAGGAGGCCACCTCGGGCATGTCCCCGGGGCGGATCCAGGAGATCCTGACGACGGCCGGGCTGCCGTCGACGCACGACCCGGTGTCCGCCGTGGCCGCGCTGACCGCCCTGTTCACCCACCGCAAGAAGCTGGCCAAGCTGCTCGCCAAGGCCCCGGAGGCCGCCCGCGAGGTGCTGTCCCGGCTGGAGTGGGGGCCGCCGTACGGGCAGGTCACCGCGGATCCGGCGGCCCATCTGCGCTGGCTGCTGGACCGTGGCCTGCTGCTGCCGACCACGCCCGGCACGGTCGTGCTCCCCCGCGAGGTCGCGCTGCACCTGCGCGCCGGCCGCGCCCACCGGGCCCCCGAGCCGCTGCCGCCCGCCGTGGTACCGGCCGCGACGCACAGCCCGCGGGTGGTGGACGCCACCGCGGCCGGGCAGGCGTACACCGCGCTGGCCACGGTGGAGGAGCTGCTGAAGGAGTGGGACGAGGGCGGCCCGGCCGTGCTGCGGGCGGGCGGGCTGAGCGTCCGCGACCTGAAGCGGACGGCCGTGGCCCTGGACGTCTCCGAGCCGGTCGCCGCCTTCTGGGTGGAACTGGCGTACGCGGCCGGCCTGGTCGCCTCCGACGGCGAGGCCGACGAGCGGTACGCGGCCACCCCCGCCTACGACGAGTGGCTGGAGCAGCCGCCGGCCGAGCGCTGGGTCCGGCTCGCCCAGGCGTGGCTGGCGGCCACCCGGACTCCGGGGGTGGTCGGCGGCCGGGACGCCAAGGACCGGACGCTGTCGGCGCTCGGCCCGGGGCTCGACCGGTCCGCCGCGCCCGAGGTACGGCACCGGGTGCTGGCCCTGCTGGCCGGGCTGGGGCCGGGCGCCGCCCCGGACGCCGAGTCGGTACTGGCCCGGCTGCGCTGGGAGCGTCCGCTGCGGGGCGGCCGGCGGGACGGCGAGGAGGACCTGCGGTCCCGGCTGGCCCGCTGGACCCTGTCGGAGGCGGAACTGCTGGGCCTGACCGGCCGGGGCGCCCTCTCCTCCCACGGGCGCGCCCTGCTGGGAGCGCCCCCCGCGGCCGACTCGGGCTCCTCGACGGCCGAGGTGCCGGCCGCGGGGTCTACTCCGGCCGGCGGGCGCGGTGCCGTCGAGACCGCTCAGGCCGACACGTCCGGAGCCGGCGACCCCGGATCCCCCGCCTCCGGCGGTCCCGGGGACAAGCTTCCCGTGCACCGCCACCGGGTCCCCGACCGGCTCGTGCCGCCGTCCGGGCCCGAGCAGGCCGTCGCGGGGGCCGCGGCCGCGCGGCTGCTCGCGCCGTTGCTGCCCGAGCCCCTGGACCACGTGCTGCTCCAGGCCGACCTGACGGCGGTCGCGCCCGGCCCGCTGCGGCGCCCGCTCGCGGACGTGCTGGGCGTGCTCGCGGACGTGGAGTCCAAGGGCGGGGCGACCGTGTACCGGTTCACCCCGGCGTCCGTCCGCCGCGCCCTGGACGCCGGCCGGACCGCCGCCGACCTGCACGCCTTCCTCACCGAGCACTCCCGCACCCCGGTGCCGCAGCCGCTCGCCTATCTGATCGACGACGTGGCCCGCAGGCACGGCCATCTGCGGGTCGGCGCCGCATCGGCGTACGTCCGCTGCGACGACGACGCCCTGCTGAACGAGATCCTCGCCGACAAGCGCGCCGCCGCCCTGCGGCTGCGCCGCCTCGCCCCGACCGTGCTGGCCGCGCCGACCGACCCGGCGACGCTGCTGGAGGGGCTGCGCGCGATGGGGTACGCGCCCGCCGCCGAGTCCGCCGAGGGCGATGTGCTGATCGCCCTCGCCCACGCGCACCGGACCCCGCCGCGCACCGCGCCCGAGCCGGTGCCGGACGGGCCGCCGGCGCCCGACGCGACGCTGCTCGCGGCGGCGATCCGCGCGATCCGGGCCGGTGATCTGGCCGCCACCACTCCGCGCAAGCCCGTCGGCGAGCCCCTGGCGGGCGGCGAGCTGCCCCGCACCTCCTCCGCCGAGACCCTGGCCACCGTGCAGGCCGCCGTCCTGACCGGCGACTCGCTGTGGATCGGTTACGTCAACGCCGAGGGCGCCGCCAGCCAGCGGGTCATCTCGCCGGTCCGGGTGGAGGGCGGCTTCGTCACGGCCTACGACCACACGGCGGACGAGGTCCGCACCTACCCCCTGCACCGGATCACGGGGGTGGCCGAACTGGCGGAGGACTGA
- a CDS encoding HAD family hydrolase → MSPMASTLTVGFDLDMTLIDSRPGIRACYRALAERTGTFIDADLAVTRLGPPLVEELAHWFPLERVPEMADMYRAMYPSIAIAATTAMPGAREAVDAVRAAGGRTLVVTAKYEPNAKLHLAHLGIEPDVVVGDLWAERKAQALREHGASVYVGDHVGDVRGARAAGAFSVAVATGPCPSEELGAAGADVVLAGLPAFPEWLDGYREALGAAPRA, encoded by the coding sequence ATGTCCCCCATGGCCTCCACCCTGACCGTCGGTTTCGACCTGGACATGACCCTCATCGACTCCCGCCCGGGCATCCGCGCCTGCTACCGGGCCCTGGCGGAGCGCACCGGCACGTTCATCGACGCCGATCTGGCGGTGACCCGGCTCGGTCCGCCGCTCGTGGAGGAGCTGGCCCACTGGTTCCCGCTGGAGCGGGTGCCCGAGATGGCCGACATGTACCGGGCGATGTACCCCTCCATAGCCATCGCCGCGACGACCGCGATGCCCGGCGCCCGGGAGGCGGTGGACGCGGTGCGCGCGGCCGGCGGGCGGACGCTGGTGGTGACGGCGAAGTACGAGCCGAACGCCAAACTGCACCTCGCCCACCTCGGCATCGAGCCGGACGTGGTCGTCGGCGACCTGTGGGCCGAGCGGAAGGCGCAGGCGCTGCGCGAGCACGGCGCGTCCGTATACGTCGGCGACCACGTCGGAGACGTCCGCGGGGCCCGCGCCGCAGGTGCGTTTTCGGTCGCCGTCGCGACCGGACCGTGCCCGTCCGAGGAGCTGGGCGCGGCCGGCGCGGACGTCGTCCTGGCCGGTCTTCCCGCCTTCCCGGAATGGCTGGACGGCTACCGCGAGGCGCTCGGGGCGGCCCCCCGCGCCTGA
- a CDS encoding cold-shock protein, producing MPTGKVKWFNSEKGFGFLSRDDGGDVFVHSSVLPAGVDSLKPGQRVEFGVVAGQRGDQALSVNVLDPTPSVAAAQRKKPDELASIVQDLTTLLENITPMLEKGRYPDKASGKKIAGLLRAVADQLDV from the coding sequence GTGCCTACCGGCAAGGTCAAGTGGTTCAACAGCGAGAAGGGCTTCGGCTTTCTCTCCCGCGACGACGGCGGTGACGTCTTCGTCCATTCCTCGGTTCTCCCCGCCGGAGTCGATTCACTCAAGCCGGGACAGCGCGTGGAGTTCGGGGTCGTCGCCGGTCAGCGCGGTGACCAGGCGCTGTCGGTGAACGTGCTCGACCCGACGCCGTCGGTCGCCGCCGCCCAGCGCAAGAAGCCGGACGAGCTGGCGTCGATCGTGCAGGACCTGACCACCCTTCTGGAGAACATCACCCCGATGCTGGAGAAGGGCCGTTACCCGGACAAGGCCTCCGGCAAGAAGATCGCCGGCCTGCTCCGCGCGGTCGCCGACCAGCTGGACGTCTGA
- a CDS encoding 1,4-dihydroxy-6-naphthoate synthase, whose product MTTSEQRSLPIAYSPCPNDTFVFDALAHGRVPGGPALDVTFADIDITNGMAERGELDVLKVSYAVLPYVLDEYALLPCGGALGRGCGPLVLTREPQADLTGRTVAVPSEKSTAYLLFRLWAADTLPGGVGEIVVMPFHEIMPAVRDGKVDAGLVIHEARFTYQDYGLHKLADMGEHWERTTGLPIPLGAIIARRSLGADTLTRLAESIRTSVRMAWDDPEASRPYVMAHAQEMDPAVADQHIGLYVNEFTDDLGEDGYAAVRGLLTRAAAEGLLPPLGPKALDFP is encoded by the coding sequence ATGACCACCAGTGAGCAGCGGTCCCTGCCGATCGCGTACTCCCCCTGCCCGAACGACACCTTCGTCTTCGACGCCCTCGCCCACGGCCGGGTGCCCGGCGGACCCGCGCTGGACGTGACGTTCGCCGACATCGACATCACCAACGGCATGGCCGAGCGCGGCGAGCTGGACGTGCTGAAGGTGTCGTACGCCGTGCTGCCCTACGTCCTCGACGAGTACGCGCTGCTGCCGTGCGGCGGCGCGCTGGGGCGAGGCTGCGGGCCGCTGGTGCTCACGCGGGAACCACAGGCCGATCTGACGGGCCGTACGGTCGCGGTGCCGAGCGAGAAGTCGACCGCCTACCTGCTGTTCCGGCTCTGGGCGGCGGACACCCTGCCCGGCGGGGTCGGCGAGATCGTGGTCATGCCGTTCCACGAGATCATGCCGGCCGTACGCGACGGCAAGGTGGACGCGGGCCTGGTCATCCACGAGGCCCGGTTCACTTACCAGGACTACGGGCTGCACAAGCTCGCCGACATGGGCGAGCACTGGGAGCGGACCACCGGGCTGCCGATCCCGCTCGGCGCGATCATCGCCCGGCGGTCGCTGGGCGCGGACACTCTCACCCGGCTGGCCGAATCGATCCGCACGTCCGTGCGCATGGCCTGGGACGACCCGGAGGCCTCCCGGCCGTACGTCATGGCGCACGCCCAGGAGATGGACCCGGCCGTCGCCGACCAGCACATCGGGCTGTACGTCAACGAGTTCACGGACGACCTCGGCGAGGACGGCTACGCGGCGGTGCGGGGGCTGCTCACCCGTGCGGCGGCCGAGGGGCTGCTGCCGCCCCTCGGCCCGAAGGCGCTGGACTTCCCCTGA
- a CDS encoding futalosine hydrolase: MATAVPVERDAVAGALPAPAEEVRLPGAVLCRTGAGWDLLAAGVGPALAAASTAAALTAAALAGRPYGLVVSAGIGGGFQPDAPVGSLVVADAITAADLGAETADGFLPVTELGFGTVTHRPPESAVRVAAEALGARTGTVLTVSTVTGTAARAAALRARHPGALAEGMEGFGVAEAAAAQGVPALEIRAVSNPVGPRDRAAWRIGDALAALTEGFGKLAPALESWNPHDHQ, encoded by the coding sequence ATCGCCACCGCGGTCCCCGTCGAGCGGGACGCGGTGGCGGGGGCGCTGCCCGCGCCGGCCGAGGAGGTACGGCTGCCGGGCGCGGTCCTGTGCCGTACCGGTGCCGGCTGGGACCTGCTCGCCGCCGGTGTCGGACCGGCGCTCGCCGCCGCCTCCACCGCCGCCGCGCTGACCGCCGCCGCGCTGGCCGGCCGGCCCTACGGCCTGGTCGTCTCGGCCGGGATCGGCGGCGGTTTCCAGCCGGACGCGCCCGTCGGCTCGCTCGTCGTCGCCGACGCGATCACGGCGGCCGATCTGGGCGCCGAGACCGCCGACGGCTTCCTCCCGGTCACCGAACTCGGCTTCGGGACCGTCACGCACCGCCCGCCGGAATCAGCCGTACGAGTCGCCGCCGAGGCCCTCGGCGCCCGTACCGGCACGGTCCTGACCGTTTCCACGGTGACCGGAACCGCCGCCCGCGCCGCCGCCCTGCGGGCCCGGCACCCCGGCGCGCTCGCCGAGGGCATGGAGGGGTTCGGGGTGGCGGAGGCCGCCGCCGCGCAGGGGGTACCCGCGCTGGAGATCCGTGCCGTCTCCAACCCGGTGGGACCCCGGGACCGCGCCGCCTGGCGCATCGGCGACGCCCTCGCCGCCCTCACCGAGGGCTTCGGGAAGCTCGCGCCCGCATTGGAGAGTTGGAACCCACATGACCACCAGTGA
- a CDS encoding DUF2771 family protein produces MTTLQSAVRRRRAVAVAGAVSAGLLVLSACDKPTPVATVTVGGNSVNSEALCYNDGDKLSADSLKDCVKNTDDVKSIEVGQDDTVRIGVDPKIADEGWFVLVNGRPATDLSHNTYRTIPGNAFFKAQYGTEGETNSLAIQMGEKENKGMWSFKLKDGNEKAED; encoded by the coding sequence ATGACCACGCTGCAATCCGCTGTGCGACGCCGCCGCGCCGTCGCCGTTGCCGGCGCCGTTTCCGCCGGACTGCTCGTCCTGTCGGCCTGTGACAAGCCGACCCCTGTCGCGACGGTCACCGTCGGCGGGAACTCGGTCAACTCCGAGGCCCTGTGCTACAACGACGGCGACAAGCTGTCCGCCGACTCGCTGAAGGACTGCGTCAAGAACACCGACGACGTGAAGTCGATCGAGGTCGGCCAGGACGACACCGTCCGCATCGGCGTCGACCCGAAGATCGCGGACGAGGGCTGGTTCGTCCTGGTCAACGGCCGTCCGGCCACCGACCTCAGCCACAACACGTACCGCACGATCCCGGGCAACGCCTTCTTCAAGGCCCAGTACGGCACGGAGGGCGAGACCAACTCGCTCGCGATCCAGATGGGCGAGAAGGAGAACAAGGGCATGTGGTCCTTCAAGCTGAAGGACGGCAACGAGAAGGCCGAGGACTGA
- a CDS encoding MFS transporter yields MNVVAATGKASGRGGGSGRVGGAVRAVGRALRFPVTGTARGIRRATHAHGAGESGLGKLIELHAVNGAGDVMVTVALASTVFFSVPTDEARGRVALYLAITMAPFTVLAPVIGPLLDRLPHGRRAAMAGAMLARALLALVISGAVASGALELYPAALGVLVASKAYGVIRSAVVPRLLPRGFSLVKANSRVTLAGLLATGAAAPVAAGLHALGDPWPLYGAFVIFAAGTFLSFSLPPKVDSAKGEDVALLASGPLRPPGERARRPGLRSVGPAVTYALGANASLRCLSGFLIFFLAFLLREHPLAGQTAAVSLGIVGVAAGAGNALGTAVGAWLRSRAPEIIIVTVVAVVLGVALLAGLFFGAFPVACLAAVAGCAQALGKLALDALIQRDVPEAVRTAAFARSETLLQMAWVFGGAVGIVMPLDGTVGLLVGAVFVAAGWLTTLRGLLASARGGGCPARAT; encoded by the coding sequence ATGAACGTCGTGGCAGCCACGGGCAAGGCGAGTGGTCGGGGCGGCGGTTCGGGCCGGGTGGGCGGCGCCGTCCGCGCGGTCGGCCGTGCCCTGCGCTTCCCGGTCACCGGCACGGCACGCGGCATCCGCAGGGCCACCCACGCCCACGGCGCGGGCGAGTCGGGCCTCGGCAAGCTGATCGAACTGCACGCGGTGAACGGCGCCGGGGACGTCATGGTCACCGTGGCGCTGGCGTCGACCGTGTTCTTCTCCGTGCCCACCGACGAGGCGCGCGGCCGGGTCGCGCTGTATCTCGCCATCACCATGGCCCCGTTCACCGTGCTCGCCCCCGTCATCGGACCGCTCCTGGACCGGTTGCCGCACGGGCGGCGGGCCGCGATGGCGGGCGCGATGCTGGCCCGGGCGCTGCTCGCGCTGGTCATCTCGGGGGCGGTGGCGAGCGGCGCGCTGGAGCTGTATCCGGCCGCGCTGGGCGTACTGGTGGCCTCCAAGGCGTACGGCGTCATCCGCAGCGCCGTCGTACCGAGGCTGCTGCCACGAGGCTTCTCCCTCGTGAAGGCCAACTCCCGGGTCACCCTCGCCGGACTGCTGGCCACCGGGGCCGCGGCTCCGGTGGCGGCCGGGCTGCACGCGCTCGGCGACCCCTGGCCGCTGTACGGCGCCTTCGTGATCTTCGCTGCCGGGACGTTTCTGTCGTTCTCCCTGCCGCCCAAGGTGGACTCGGCCAAGGGCGAGGACGTGGCGCTGCTCGCCTCCGGCCCCCTGCGTCCGCCCGGGGAGCGGGCCAGACGGCCGGGGCTGCGCTCGGTCGGGCCCGCCGTCACCTACGCGCTCGGCGCCAACGCCTCCCTGCGCTGCCTGTCCGGCTTCCTGATCTTCTTCCTGGCCTTCCTGCTGCGCGAGCATCCGCTGGCCGGGCAGACCGCGGCGGTCTCGCTCGGCATCGTGGGCGTCGCGGCGGGCGCGGGCAACGCGCTGGGGACGGCCGTGGGCGCCTGGCTCAGATCCCGCGCCCCGGAGATCATCATCGTGACCGTCGTCGCGGTGGTGCTCGGCGTGGCGCTGCTCGCCGGCCTGTTCTTCGGGGCGTTCCCGGTGGCCTGTCTGGCGGCGGTCGCCGGGTGCGCGCAGGCGCTGGGCAAGCTGGCGCTGGACGCGCTGATCCAGCGGGACGTGCCGGAGGCGGTGCGCACCGCGGCTTTCGCCCGCTCGGAGACGCTGTTGCAGATGGCGTGGGTGTTCGGCGGCGCGGTCGGCATCGTGATGCCGCTGGACGGCACGGTGGGGCTGCTGGTCGGCGCCGTCTTCGTGGCCGCCGGCTGGCTGACCACCCTGCGCGGGCTGCTCGCCTCGGCCCGGGGCGGCGGCTGCCCGGCACGCGCGACCTGA
- a CDS encoding DUF3027 domain-containing protein translates to MSAATTRSRTPDRLCAEAVDLARAAAEEAAAPGVIGEHTGLVSEGDRVVTHFFECKELGYRGWRWAVTVARASRARIVTLDEVVLLPGPDALLAPEWVPWSERLRPGDLGPGDLLPTDQDDLRLEPGYIGEEEPPPNSAVSEEMRELAEAEDADVTPGTPAVQLTTPSRGSIAAVAEELGMRRARVLSRYGLHIAADRWEEAYGPKTPMAQAAPATCVSCGFLTPIGGSLGQAFGVCANEFSPADGRVVSLAYGCGGHSEAAVMPKPPQPAAPVIDETRVDPFPLRPARDSGSVPETGDDETAELGHS, encoded by the coding sequence GTGAGCGCAGCGACAACGCGAAGCCGCACCCCCGACCGCCTGTGCGCCGAGGCCGTCGACCTCGCCCGCGCCGCCGCCGAGGAGGCCGCCGCGCCCGGGGTGATCGGCGAGCACACGGGCCTGGTCTCGGAGGGTGACCGCGTTGTCACGCACTTCTTCGAGTGCAAGGAGCTGGGCTACCGGGGCTGGCGCTGGGCGGTGACGGTGGCCCGCGCCTCCCGCGCCAGGATCGTCACGCTCGACGAGGTCGTCCTCCTGCCCGGCCCCGACGCCCTCCTCGCCCCCGAGTGGGTGCCGTGGAGCGAGCGCCTGCGCCCCGGCGACCTCGGCCCCGGCGACCTGCTCCCCACCGACCAGGACGACCTGCGCCTGGAGCCGGGCTATATCGGCGAGGAGGAGCCGCCGCCCAACTCGGCGGTCTCCGAGGAGATGCGGGAACTGGCCGAGGCGGAGGACGCCGACGTCACCCCCGGCACCCCCGCCGTCCAGCTGACGACGCCCTCGCGCGGCTCGATCGCGGCGGTCGCCGAGGAACTGGGCATGCGCCGCGCCCGCGTGCTCTCCCGCTACGGCCTGCACATCGCGGCCGACCGCTGGGAGGAGGCGTACGGCCCGAAGACCCCGATGGCCCAGGCGGCTCCGGCCACCTGCGTCAGCTGCGGCTTCCTCACCCCCATCGGCGGCTCCCTCGGCCAGGCGTTCGGCGTGTGCGCCAACGAGTTCTCGCCGGCGGACGGCCGGGTGGTCTCCCTGGCCTACGGCTGCGGCGGCCACTCGGAGGCGGCGGTCATGCCCAAGCCCCCGCAGCCCGCCGCGCCGGTCATCGACGAGACCCGGGTCGACCCCTTCCCGCTCCGCCCGGCCCGTGACTCCGGCTCGGTCCCGGAGACCGGCGACGACGAGACGGCGGAGCTGGGCCACTCCTGA
- a CDS encoding GNAT family N-acetyltransferase encodes MIIRTAQEQDLPGFLGLASQVEHWFGPMVADPGFTRAVRQSIGTGTALVASEESSSGLLGAVLFGAAPPVHHVHWLVVTDGARGRGVGSALLSDAFRRWVRGPATVEVVTFGADHPGAVASGARVFYERLGFTPAEPAAPGPEGGSRQVYRRHVP; translated from the coding sequence GTGATCATCAGAACGGCGCAGGAACAGGACCTTCCCGGCTTCCTCGGGCTGGCGTCCCAGGTGGAGCACTGGTTCGGGCCCATGGTGGCGGACCCCGGCTTCACCCGGGCGGTACGGCAGAGCATCGGTACCGGTACGGCGCTGGTGGCGTCGGAGGAGTCCTCCTCCGGCCTCCTCGGCGCCGTCCTCTTCGGTGCCGCTCCGCCGGTCCACCACGTGCACTGGCTGGTCGTCACGGACGGGGCGCGGGGGCGGGGCGTCGGGAGCGCGCTGCTGTCGGACGCGTTCCGCAGATGGGTCCGCGGTCCGGCCACCGTGGAGGTGGTCACGTTCGGCGCGGACCACCCCGGTGCGGTGGCCAGTGGGGCGCGCGTGTTCTACGAGCGCCTCGGCTTCACCCCGGCCGAGCCGGCGGCCCCCGGCCCGGAAGGCGGCTCCCGGCAGGTCTACCGCCGCCACGTCCCCTGA